The sequence below is a genomic window from bacterium.
CCTTGCTACGAGATCTTGTAGCCAGGGGCTTCAGCCCCGCTCCCCGACCTGCAGCGAGCAGCCGCCGGCGCGGAGCGGCGAGTTGCTGGAGGTGCCGCCGCCCTGCAGGACCGGCAAGGGGAAGCACTCCGAGGAACAAAGGTCGTTCTCGTTTTCGTTGCCGTCGTCGCAGAGCTCGGTGCCTTCCTTGATGCCGTTGCCGCAGGTCTGAACGACCCCGGGATCGGGACTGGGTCCGGTGCCGGGATCGGGGCTGGGTCCCGGGCCGGCGCTGGGTCCCGGGCCGGCGCCGACCTCGCAGTCCGAAGGGCAGCCGTCGCCGTCGTCGGTGTTGCCGTCATCGCAGCCCTCGACGCCGACCCGGACGAAGCCGTCGCCGCAACGGGCGTTTTGGCAGGTGCCGCTGTCACCGGAGGGACAGGCGTCGCTGGTGATATTGTCGCCGTCGTCGCAGGCCTCGCCCGGATCGAGGTTGCCGTCGCCGCAACTGTCGAATTGGGTGCAGTTATCGACGCAGGCCGAGCCGCTGATCGCGGTGTCGCAGACCTCGACGCCGGTCTGGACGAAGCCGTCGCCGCAACTCGCCGCTTGGCAGCTGCCGCCGGGGCCGCTGGGGCAGGCGTCGTTGGTGTCGTTGTCGCCGTCGTCGCAGAATTCGACCCCGGTCTGAACGTGGCCGTCGCCGCAGCGGGCCGGCTCGCAGGTGCCGGTCGGCCCGGAGGGGCAGGCGTCGCTGGTGTTGTCGTTGCCGTCGTCGCAGCTTTCGTTGCCGGCCCAGAGGAAGCCGTCGCCGCAGCGGGCCGGCTGGCAATTGCAGCAGGCGTCGGTGTTGTCGGCGTTGCCGTCGTCGCAGGCTTCGGTCCCGCCGTCGGTGTTCCAGACGATGCCGTCGCCGCAAGTGGCGTCGTCGCAGGTCCCGAGGGCGCCGCTGGGGCAAGCGTCGTTGTCGTTGGCATTGCCGTCGTCGCAGGTCTCATCGCCGCCGTCGCTGTCCCAGGTAAAGCCGTCGCCGCAGGAGGCCGGCTCGCAGCTGCCGCTGGGTCCGTCGGGACAGGAGTCGTTCAGATCGGAGTCGCCGTCGTCGCAAGTCTCATTGAAATTGACCAAGCCGTTGCCGCAGATCTGAACTTCGTTCTCGTAAAAAGTCTCGCAGTCGAGGGCGGTGCTCAGGCAATTGGCCAAGCCTTCGTCGGGGTCGGCGCCGTTGGCGGCGTTGTAGCAGAAGACGGCGCCTCGCGACTCGCCGGGCGGAATCGAGCCGAGGTTGGCCGCGATGGTCACCGCGAAGTCCTGGTCGGGAACGCCCGCGGTCAAATTGCCGACTTGGCCGGAGGCGCCTTGGAAGAAAGCCGAGCGGACCGTGTCGCCGCCGTCAAGGATCTCGCAGGAGCCGAAGGCGCCGCTGCAGCTCTCCAGCCGGTACTGGGCCAAAGCCCCGCGGAGCAGGCTGACGCCGACGGTGGTGTGGCTGGGATCGAGCGGGCCCTGTTCCTGCTGGAAGACGGTCGGGAGCTGGCTGGCGTCGTAGCCGACGAGAGCGTCGGCGCTCTTCAGGTCGACGTCGAAGTCGTTGGAAAGGCCGATCCGGGCCTGGACCGTCCCGCTGGAGCCGTTGATCACCCGGTACTCCACGATGACGAACCGATCGCCGGCCGCGTCCGAGGTATAGCTGACCTGCTCGACGGTCAGGCCGCTCACGTCGCCTTGATAGCTGACCGGAGTGGGCGGGGCATTGCCGGCCAAACCGACTTCGCCGGCGGCCGTCGTGAGCGGCAGGCTGCTGAGCTCGAAGAGCTGGATGCCGCTGCCGCCGGTGAAATCGCCGGCGACACCGTGGCCGGCAAAGCCGTTGTCGACGGTCGGCTCGGCGACGCCGTCATCGGCGAAGAGGAAAAGGGTGCCGATCGCCGATTGGTCGACGTCGCGGAGGTTGAGGTAATAGGAAAGGTCGTTGCCGCCGTTGTCGACCGAGCCGCCGGCATCGTCGATGTAGAAGCTGTTTCGATCGTCGCCGGCGAAAGTGTGGCGGATGTCGGCGGCGTGGACGGAAAAGCCCCAACCGGCCAAAACGAGGCAGGAGAGGGCGAGCGAGCTGCTTTTCATGCGAAGGTCTCCTTAAGGTGCTTACCCTTCGCATTGGATAAGGGTGGATGAATCCCTTGGAAGAATTTCTGTGTAACAGCGGCCTACGCCGATTGCAAAGGAAAAGGTCGCGATTGGACGGGGCTAAAGCCCCTGGCTACGGGATCCCGAAAACCTTCCCGTAGCAAAGGGCTTTAGCTTCGCCTTCAAGCTCGCTTCGGCTTATAGGCGGTGCCGAAGAGGTAGTCCCACATCGGGGTGGTGACCCCGAAAGTTCCCTGAGGATGCTTGAAATGATGCTGGAGGTGATAGCGCTTCAGGTAACGGAAGAGCGGAAAGCTGGAATTGTATTGATGGGCGCCGTAGTGGCACCACTCGTAAGCGATGTAGCCGAGCAGGACCCCGGTGTGGAGCAGCAGCGCGGTGCTGATGTTCCAGGTGAAGGCCAGCAGGATCGCGAAGATCGGGATGCTGAAGAGCAGGCTGACCAGCGGCGGGGCGATGATCAGGTTCTTGACCTCGGTGTCCCGGTGGTGGTCCATGTGCAGGCCCGAGGCGATGGTCTTCCATGGTTCCTTCACTTGGACCAGGTGGAAGACGAAGCGGTGCAAAGCGTACTCGATCAAGGTCCAGACCAGCACCCCCCCCAGAACCAGGGCAGTGGCCGAGTACCAAGATCGAGCTTGAAGATCGTAGGAAAGAACGAAGAGGAGCAAGGCCAAGGGCCCGAAAACCAGGGTCGGCGAGACCGGATGGGCGAAGCGGAAAAATAAGCGTTGCTTCAAGTCGACCCCGGGCTTTAAGGAAGATTCAGCATTCATTTGGTCATCTCCTAACAAAGTAACCAATCGGTTACAATCTTTAAAAGTTGCGCGAATTTTGTCAAGGGAGAATCCATGCCTCGCTCCGCTAAACCCGCGAAATCCAAGGCCGCCAAGGGCCGGGAAGCTCCGGCCCAGAAACGGGACCCGGTGAAAACCCGTGAGAATATCCTGGCTTGGGCCACCAAGGCCTTCGCCAAGTCCGGCTTCCTCGGGACCAGCCTCAGCGAAATTTTGGACAAGGCCAAAGTCAACAAGCGGATGATTTACCATTACTTCAACAACAAGGAGGGGCTCTACCGGGCGGTCCACATCCAGCAGTGGCAGGCCCTGGAGGCCTGGTTCGCGGTCCGCTTGAGCCAAAGCTCCCAAGGCGGGGCCTTTCCCTTGGAGAGCGAGGAATTGCTCGACGAAGCCCTCACGATTTTTCACGAGTTCATCGCCCACAATCAAATCTTCGTCCGCCTTCTGATGTGGGACGGCTTGGAGGGCGGCATCGTCTCGCGCAGCATCTGGAAGGAAATCCGGGGCCCGATCTACCAGCGGATGGAAACGCTGATTCAAATGGCTCAAGGCGCCGGCCTGATGAGCCCCGATTTGAAGCCGAGCCACCTCATCGTCACCTTCATGGGCGCGATCTCCTTTTACTTCGCCTACGCCAACAGCCTGGAGGACATCTTCCATCGGCCGCCGCTCAGCCCTGAGATGCTGGCGGAGCGCAAGGATCAGGTGATGAAGGTGTTCCACTTGGCGCTGAAGAGGCCGGCGTAGGGGCACCCCTTGCGGGTGCCCAAGGCAAAGCGATCGCAATCACCGCAGATTGGGCACCCGCAAGGGGTGCCCCTACGCTCACCGAGTCCGCAATCTTTCCGATACTTCCTGCAACAAGGCCTTCCAGGACGGATCGCCGAAGTTGCGCTGCAATAGAGGGACGAAGAGCCGCAAGAAACGATCCCAGAGTGAAGGCTCGAGTGAAAAGATCCGATCGAGCAGGATGAAGGGCCGGACCTCGCCCTCGGCTTCGGCCTGGGCCAGGCGTTTCGAAACCGCCTCGATTTCGGCTTCGGGAAACTCGAGATGCCTCAGCTCCACCGGCAGCCGATTCAAAAGATATTGGTGCCAATCGGTGGCCGCGAGCAGCTTGGCGTTGATCTCGACCTGCATGCGGGCCAATTGCTCGAGATAGCGCTTTTCCTCCGGCGTCGAGGCTTCGTGGCCGCCCGGCGATTTCAGGCCCGCCGCCAGCTCGGTCGGCAATTCCCAAACCGGCAAGATCTTGAAGCGGACCTCGGCCTCGGTCTGGGCCTTGAAGCTGCCCTTGGGGCCGGCGACCGCGCTGCCGACGATGCCGGTGACCAGGATGTTCAGCTTCCTTTCGCCGCGCTGGCGCAGCGCGATCAGGGTGTCGAGGATCAGGTTGGCGGTGCCGGGCTTGAGGTGGCCCAGCGGCTCATCCCAGGTTTTCTTGGTGAAGGTCGTATAATAACCGGCGTCGAGCCGCTCGCCGGTGGGCGAGCGCATGAAATAGGCTCGGGTGCCCTGGGGATAGACCGCGATCTCGACGTCGCGGCTGACCAGGATGTCGGCCGCCTGCTGCATGGCGGCCCAGCCCTTGCCCTTCTCGCGGTTGATGAAGATCATCCCGGCGTTCTCGATCACCTTGCCCAAGCCGATCCACGAATAGATGAAAGGGTTGTCGATGAAGTGATCCTTGGCCGCGATGAAGCGGGGCCGCAAGTGGCGGCCGTCAGCCTTGTGGATCGAGCCCAAGGCGAAGAAATTCAAGGCGAAGTCAAGATAGCTCTTGTGGTTGAAGAGCAGCAAGGTCTTGCCCTCGATCGGCGCGATGTCGCGGGCCCCGTCGATCTTGAGATGGCAGCGGAAAATCTGGGCGACCCGCGAGCCCCAGAGCCGGGCCAGCCCGTCGAAGGCGTCGCGGCCGTATTCGGGCCCGACCCGCTTGAAGGCCATGATCGCCATTCGGGCCAGGGTGCTGGTGGCCAGGGCCGATTCGACGATCGGCCAGCGCGAATGGATCGGCGGCTTGCCGCTGCGGTAGTCGGCGTTTTGAAAATCGATCTCGCGCAGTCCCTCCACCGGAAAGGTCGGCGGCCAGGGGCTCAGGCTCAAGTAGTAAAGGTTGAAGAAATCCTCGGGATGAGTGTTGGAGTGGACCCGGGCGATCTCGGCCAGCTTCAGGCGGACGCCGTCGCGGTAGCGGATCGTGATGATGGCCAAAAGATTGTAGAAGACGATCAAGGAGGAAGCGAGCAGGGTCTCCTGGCTGAGCGGCGACTCCTTGAGCCAGCGCCAGACCACGATGCTGAGCAGGAGGACCGAGAGCAGCCGGTCGCGGAAGGGCCCGAGCAGGTATTCCCAGCGGCCGATCTTGATGAGAAAAGAATTGAAGCTGACCGGGATCGATTTTTTCTTGGGCGCGAGCACCGCGCGCAAGGGCCGCCCGAGCAGCCGGAGGAAAGGCGTCAGGTAGAAGAAGAGGGAAATCAGCGCGATCCAGGAAAGTAAGCCCATCGTCGATTGTCATCCTGAGCGAAGCGAAGGATCTACGACTGGCCAAGAAACTATGTAAGCCCAAAGCCCCTTCGTATCCACGGAATCCTCCGATGATACGAAGTGACGTGGGCTTTTTAGAGAATCTTGGTGGGTCACAGATCCTTCGTCGCTTCGCTCCTCAGGATGACGCTTTTAACTAGTTGATTTATCAAAAGATTTCCCAGATTAGCGGAGATGGCCGGCGGGGTCAAGGCCTAAGGCCTTATAAAGAAAGAGGGCGTCCTGCTGACAGCGACGCCCCTTTCCTTCTTCTATCTTTCTAACGGGGGTG
It includes:
- a CDS encoding TetR/AcrR family transcriptional regulator — translated: MPRSAKPAKSKAAKGREAPAQKRDPVKTRENILAWATKAFAKSGFLGTSLSEILDKAKVNKRMIYHYFNNKEGLYRAVHIQQWQALEAWFAVRLSQSSQGGAFPLESEELLDEALTIFHEFIAHNQIFVRLLMWDGLEGGIVSRSIWKEIRGPIYQRMETLIQMAQGAGLMSPDLKPSHLIVTFMGAISFYFAYANSLEDIFHRPPLSPEMLAERKDQVMKVFHLALKRPA
- a CDS encoding DUF4215 domain-containing protein — its product is MKSSSLALSCLVLAGWGFSVHAADIRHTFAGDDRNSFYIDDAGGSVDNGGNDLSYYLNLRDVDQSAIGTLFLFADDGVAEPTVDNGFAGHGVAGDFTGGSGIQLFELSSLPLTTAAGEVGLAGNAPPTPVSYQGDVSGLTVEQVSYTSDAAGDRFVIVEYRVINGSSGTVQARIGLSNDFDVDLKSADALVGYDASQLPTVFQQEQGPLDPSHTTVGVSLLRGALAQYRLESCSGAFGSCEILDGGDTVRSAFFQGASGQVGNLTAGVPDQDFAVTIAANLGSIPPGESRGAVFCYNAANGADPDEGLANCLSTALDCETFYENEVQICGNGLVNFNETCDDGDSDLNDSCPDGPSGSCEPASCGDGFTWDSDGGDETCDDGNANDNDACPSGALGTCDDATCGDGIVWNTDGGTEACDDGNADNTDACCNCQPARCGDGFLWAGNESCDDGNDNTSDACPSGPTGTCEPARCGDGHVQTGVEFCDDGDNDTNDACPSGPGGSCQAASCGDGFVQTGVEVCDTAISGSACVDNCTQFDSCGDGNLDPGEACDDGDNITSDACPSGDSGTCQNARCGDGFVRVGVEGCDDGNTDDGDGCPSDCEVGAGPGPSAGPGPSPDPGTGPSPDPGVVQTCGNGIKEGTELCDDGNENENDLCSSECFPLPVLQGGGTSSNSPLRAGGCSLQVGERG
- a CDS encoding lysophospholipid acyltransferase family protein yields the protein MGLLSWIALISLFFYLTPFLRLLGRPLRAVLAPKKKSIPVSFNSFLIKIGRWEYLLGPFRDRLLSVLLLSIVVWRWLKESPLSQETLLASSLIVFYNLLAIITIRYRDGVRLKLAEIARVHSNTHPEDFFNLYYLSLSPWPPTFPVEGLREIDFQNADYRSGKPPIHSRWPIVESALATSTLARMAIMAFKRVGPEYGRDAFDGLARLWGSRVAQIFRCHLKIDGARDIAPIEGKTLLLFNHKSYLDFALNFFALGSIHKADGRHLRPRFIAAKDHFIDNPFIYSWIGLGKVIENAGMIFINREKGKGWAAMQQAADILVSRDVEIAVYPQGTRAYFMRSPTGERLDAGYYTTFTKKTWDEPLGHLKPGTANLILDTLIALRQRGERKLNILVTGIVGSAVAGPKGSFKAQTEAEVRFKILPVWELPTELAAGLKSPGGHEASTPEEKRYLEQLARMQVEINAKLLAATDWHQYLLNRLPVELRHLEFPEAEIEAVSKRLAQAEAEGEVRPFILLDRIFSLEPSLWDRFLRLFVPLLQRNFGDPSWKALLQEVSERLRTR
- a CDS encoding sterol desaturase family protein, with the protein product MNAESSLKPGVDLKQRLFFRFAHPVSPTLVFGPLALLLFVLSYDLQARSWYSATALVLGGVLVWTLIEYALHRFVFHLVQVKEPWKTIASGLHMDHHRDTEVKNLIIAPPLVSLLFSIPIFAILLAFTWNISTALLLHTGVLLGYIAYEWCHYGAHQYNSSFPLFRYLKRYHLQHHFKHPQGTFGVTTPMWDYLFGTAYKPKRA